The genomic stretch CGTCATCATAGAAGTCCGAAAAGAAGACGAGAGGATTGGGGCCGACAGCAAGTCACGAAAGCGTCGGAAGTGCAAAGATAGACCTGACGAGAAACAAAAGGAAGAGTGATCACCTGCCGTGTTATCTGAGCTTGAAAGGCCCGGGCAACTTCAACTGCGCGTGACCGACGTAAAACAATTCGTCTACTGTCCGAGAGTCGTGTACTTCTCTTATCTCCTGCCAATCGAAAAGAAAGTCACCCGTAAGATGGAGTACGGTAAGGAAGAGCACATCGAGCTCGACCGGCTAGAAAAGCGGCGCACGTTCCGCGCGTACGAGCTCACGGATGACGCTGAGCGAAGATTCCATGTCAACCTAAGTTCCGAGAGGCTGGCGCTCTCAGGGGTCCTAGACATGCTCCTGGTACAGGGAAACGCCTATTACCCCGTAGAGTTCAAATATACCCGCCGTCCCCCTGAACTGAATCATAAGTACCAGCTCATGGCCTATGCAATGCTCCTGGAGGATACTGTAGGGAAGCCGGTGCGGGCAGGGTTCGTGTATGTGAGTGAGGATAGGATCGCCTACCCGATAGACTTCACGCCGAATATGCGCAAATTTGTCCGTGAGATTCTCGCCTCTATTCGGGAGATGATCAAACGCGAGCAGATGCCTCACCGAGCCCGCCAAAAAAAGAAATGCGTGGACTGTGAGTTTCGCCGGTTTTGTAACGACATTGAGTGAAACTGCGAGGTGAGATGGATGTATTTTCTGACCGATGAGGAGCGCCAGAGACTCCTCAAGGGTATTCTTCCTAAGTCAAGGTCACTTGAAATCGCCCAAGAATTGCGCGGCTGGAATTGGCATCAGCCGCCGCTCGAACCAGTGTATGATATACCTCTTGCCGTCTACGAGATCGCCGGTAAATATTGTTCCACAGGCCGGGATATCTACCTCCGGCGGATTCAGCACCTGCGTGCTGCACCAAACAAGGACATGATCATGGGCTCAGCCTTCCATGAGACTCTTGCGAGCATCCTCGTAAGGGCTAAACGTCTGATATATCTACATGGTGTAGATAATCTGCGTCAGATTCTAAAAGAGCTTCCAGAGCCTCCCCAAGGCATTGTCGAAAGACGCAAGCACGATCTCTCGACTGAGGATTGTACCGAGCTCGAACGTCGGGTCAGCACTATACATGAGTTTGAGGTTGCCCGGCTCTCTACCCGGATCCAGGATACTGTGGCAAAGCAACCTTACATCAAGGAAGATTCCCTTGTTGCCACCGCCATCCCGGTGATGATCGAGCAGAGACTTGATGGCTCTTTCCTGGGATTAAGCCAGATGCTCAGCGCGGACGCATTTGTTTTGCCTGAGCCAATGATCATGGATTTGAAATATGGTGAACCTAGACAATTCCATAAGCTTGGGACAGCCGGGTATGCACTTGTAATGGAGTCCCTTTATGAATACCCTGTCAATCTGGGATGTGTCGTTTACCTCAATTTCAATGGTGACCGTATTACGGTGTCAAAGGACATCCATATTATTGATGACGAACTTCGCCAACGGTTCATGGAGGAACGTGACCAAAAAGCACGCATGATTTATGAAGAAATTGACCCCGGCGTCGCGAAGGACTGCTACCCAGCCTGTCCATTTAGAAAGCACTGTAAATAATTGCTCATGCAGGCATTTACGTTGTGACACCCTTACCATCATTGTTGTGGAGCGCGGATGGGCTTATAATTATAAGTGGTATCGCCGCCTTCACCAGACGATAGTTAAAGGGCGGGTATCGGGGGTGGACTATGGTCCTCGCGTGGTGCGGGTTCATACGGTTTAATGGAATTGGCTGAGACTGCCGGCTCTAATGGTGTGATATCTTGTACAAATACCTGCAATTGTGGAGGAGAATCCCGCTCAAAGTAGAATATGTAAATTCAGTAGTATATCATAGTGTATTGTATGGTAATATCTGTATCAAATATGCTAAAATCCCTCTGATTTCGTACTGAATGACACTCAGCGCATCCATAGCAATATATGGAGAATGTGTCCCAATCCCTTGTGACACAAGGAGCAGGGGAGAGGTATTCAAATGTTAAAATCCCCGGGGTTTTTATCCCGAAAACCGATTTTGACATAGAGGAGACGGGCAGCTATGATTGGAAGAAGGCGAAACGCAATAATGGTGCG from Bacillota bacterium encodes the following:
- the cas4 gene encoding CRISPR-associated protein Cas4; the encoded protein is MLSELERPGQLQLRVTDVKQFVYCPRVVYFSYLLPIEKKVTRKMEYGKEEHIELDRLEKRRTFRAYELTDDAERRFHVNLSSERLALSGVLDMLLVQGNAYYPVEFKYTRRPPELNHKYQLMAYAMLLEDTVGKPVRAGFVYVSEDRIAYPIDFTPNMRKFVREILASIREMIKREQMPHRARQKKKCVDCEFRRFCNDIE
- the cas4a gene encoding type I-A CRISPR-associated protein Cas4/Csa1, whose protein sequence is MYFLTDEERQRLLKGILPKSRSLEIAQELRGWNWHQPPLEPVYDIPLAVYEIAGKYCSTGRDIYLRRIQHLRAAPNKDMIMGSAFHETLASILVRAKRLIYLHGVDNLRQILKELPEPPQGIVERRKHDLSTEDCTELERRVSTIHEFEVARLSTRIQDTVAKQPYIKEDSLVATAIPVMIEQRLDGSFLGLSQMLSADAFVLPEPMIMDLKYGEPRQFHKLGTAGYALVMESLYEYPVNLGCVVYLNFNGDRITVSKDIHIIDDELRQRFMEERDQKARMIYEEIDPGVAKDCYPACPFRKHCK